A single Gemmatimonadota bacterium DNA region contains:
- the groL gene encoding chaperonin GroEL (60 kDa chaperone family; promotes refolding of misfolded polypeptides especially under stressful conditions; forms two stacked rings of heptamers to form a barrel-shaped 14mer; ends can be capped by GroES; misfolded proteins enter the barrel where they are refolded when GroES binds): MAAKELYFNTEARAALKRGVDQLAEAVKVTLGPKGRNVVIDKKFGSPTITKDGVTVAKEVELSDPIENMGAQMVKEVATKTSDLAGDGTTTATVLAQAIFREGLKNVTAGANPMALKRGIDKAVQAVVDELKAISVPTTGKKEIAQVGTISANNDKEIGDLIAEAMEKVGKDGVITVEEAKGLETNLDTVEGMQFDRGYVSPYFVTDPDKMEAVLEDGMILIHDKKISSMKDLLPILEKVAQLSKPLLIIAEDIEGEALATLVVNKLRGTLKVCAVKAPGFGDRRKAMLQDIAVLTGGQVISEEVGFKLENAVVTDLGRAKRIVVDKDNTTIIDGAGTDDAIQGRVKEIKAAVEKTTSDYDREKLQERLAKIAGGVAVINVGAATESEMKEKKARVEDALHATRAAVEEGIVPGGGVALIRAQKALKDLKFTDHDEQVGVDIIRRAIEEPIRMIVQNAGGEGSMVVEKVRSAKDNTFGYNALTDTYEDLVQAGVIDPTKVTRTALQNAASIAGLLLTTEALIVEKKEANPPAGGPPGGGMGGMY; the protein is encoded by the coding sequence ATGGCAGCGAAAGAACTCTATTTCAACACTGAGGCACGCGCGGCTCTCAAGCGCGGTGTCGATCAGCTTGCCGAAGCGGTGAAGGTCACCCTCGGCCCCAAGGGACGCAACGTCGTAATCGACAAGAAGTTCGGCTCGCCGACGATCACGAAGGACGGTGTGACTGTCGCGAAGGAAGTCGAGCTCTCGGATCCGATCGAGAACATGGGTGCGCAGATGGTGAAGGAGGTCGCGACGAAGACGTCCGACTTGGCCGGCGACGGCACCACCACGGCGACCGTTCTCGCACAGGCAATCTTCCGCGAAGGCCTCAAGAACGTGACGGCCGGCGCGAACCCGATGGCACTCAAGCGCGGAATCGACAAGGCAGTTCAGGCTGTCGTCGACGAGCTCAAGGCGATCTCGGTGCCAACCACTGGAAAGAAGGAAATCGCCCAGGTCGGCACGATCTCCGCGAACAACGACAAGGAGATCGGTGATCTCATTGCCGAAGCGATGGAGAAGGTCGGCAAGGACGGCGTGATCACGGTTGAAGAGGCAAAGGGCCTCGAGACCAACCTCGACACCGTCGAGGGCATGCAGTTCGATCGCGGTTACGTGTCGCCGTACTTCGTAACCGATCCCGACAAGATGGAAGCCGTTCTCGAAGACGGAATGATTCTCATTCACGACAAGAAGATCTCGTCGATGAAGGATCTGCTCCCGATTCTCGAGAAGGTGGCTCAGCTCAGCAAGCCGTTGCTCATCATCGCCGAGGACATCGAGGGCGAGGCTCTCGCGACTCTCGTCGTGAACAAGCTGCGCGGCACGCTCAAGGTCTGCGCAGTCAAGGCGCCGGGCTTCGGCGATCGTCGCAAGGCGATGCTGCAGGACATCGCGGTTCTCACCGGTGGTCAGGTGATCTCCGAGGAAGTCGGATTCAAGCTCGAGAACGCAGTCGTTACAGACCTCGGCCGTGCCAAGCGCATCGTCGTGGACAAGGACAACACCACGATCATCGACGGCGCCGGTACGGATGACGCCATTCAGGGTCGCGTGAAGGAGATCAAGGCCGCGGTCGAGAAGACCACGTCCGATTACGATCGTGAGAAGCTGCAGGAGCGCCTCGCGAAGATCGCCGGCGGTGTCGCGGTGATCAACGTCGGCGCAGCGACCGAGAGCGAGATGAAGGAGAAGAAGGCTCGCGTCGAGGACGCTCTGCACGCAACGCGCGCAGCTGTCGAAGAGGGAATCGTCCCAGGCGGCGGTGTTGCACTCATCCGCGCTCAGAAGGCCCTCAAGGACCTCAAGTTCACGGATCACGACGAGCAGGTCGGCGTCGACATCATCCGTCGCGCCATCGAGGAGCCCATCCGCATGATCGTTCAGAATGCTGGCGGCGAAGGTTCGATGGTCGTCGAGAAGGTGCGTAGCGCGAAGGACAACACCTTCGGTTACAACGCACTCACCGACACGTACGAGGATCTCGTGCAGGCCGGTGTGATCGATCCAACGAAGGTCACGCGCACGGCTCTTCAGAACGCAGCCAGCATCGCCGGCCTGCTACTGACGACCGAAGCGTTGATCGTCGAGAAGAAGGAAGCGAATCCACCAGCAGGTGGCCCGCCAGGCGGCGGCATGGGCGGAATGTACTAA
- a CDS encoding ABC transporter permease yields the protein MKTEAWRRYLRFWRADVEDDVDEELRFHVEMREGEYLAAGLAAEDAHAEALRRFGSFANVRDVCYRIGHQHERDVRFAEFAFGVRNDVVFAIRQLARNRGFTIAAVLTLALGIGANGLVFGLVNALVLRPLPGVATPDRVIAVDNLSVSYPSYRDFASSNPALAGLAAFSDRSTAVSDGERTEIASAAVVSGNYFPLLGVGPSRGRVLAARDDEPGAPPVAVLSSTFARHLFPDGTDVIGRVLDLNGMPVTIVGVAANDFHGVQLDSPEDLWVPTHTWMGLAPTSFSGLNLNGRNWSWLSMIGRLAPGATIQQAAAALHTSAVHQDASYPDSYQTLAKRITAENVVWAGDAAISSIAHGTMVRATAIVSAVVGIVLLIACANVANLLLVRAMSRRREIGIRMAVGAGRGRVVRQLLTEAGVLALIASIIGLLATRIGMRAMSHVTLPGGLSLGIVGVHVDERVTAYTILLALAASLVFGVAPALQSTRHDMPGALKDGAPGSGQQRSMLRRTLLIAQVALSLVLLIGAGLFARSLQRALATDPGFDGAHVAVASVNVALIRGDSARTGQIYDGAVRRLRAMPDVRFAAWGTTLPLDLGSDSEGFQLDGYTPPPGEHAGVETIDITPQYLQAFSIPLLRGRLFTDHDGPSSQHVAIINETAAHTYLPGKDPLGRRILFGSADTAFIVGVVRDIKYHELREQAQPVVYRALSQHLSTSGRNPLDLVVTSTGAPSATLARIRQALHEVAPEVPVYDVSTFEDRTGHTVFAQRLGVSVLGLFSLLALAITAVGIYGVVGYGVTQRTQEIGIRVALGARVGAVLSLILMENIASIVLGLLIGIGLSVALTRLLSNFLFGISAVDTVAFGAASVILLLVGTAAALIPALRATRVDPVIALRSE from the coding sequence GTGAAGACCGAAGCGTGGCGCCGGTATCTGCGCTTCTGGCGCGCGGACGTGGAGGACGATGTGGATGAAGAGCTGCGCTTCCATGTCGAGATGCGCGAGGGCGAATACCTGGCGGCCGGCCTCGCGGCGGAAGACGCGCACGCAGAGGCGCTGCGGCGCTTCGGAAGCTTCGCGAACGTGCGCGACGTTTGCTACCGCATCGGCCATCAGCACGAGCGCGACGTGCGATTCGCCGAGTTCGCATTCGGCGTGAGGAATGATGTTGTATTCGCGATCCGGCAGCTGGCGCGTAACCGCGGCTTCACGATCGCGGCGGTGCTTACGTTGGCGCTTGGTATCGGCGCGAACGGGTTGGTATTCGGCCTTGTCAACGCGCTCGTATTGCGCCCGCTGCCCGGTGTGGCAACACCTGATCGTGTCATAGCGGTCGATAATCTGTCAGTTTCGTATCCCTCGTACCGTGACTTCGCCAGCTCCAATCCCGCGCTGGCCGGCCTGGCTGCATTCAGCGATCGCAGCACCGCGGTTTCAGACGGGGAGCGTACCGAGATCGCGTCGGCGGCAGTTGTCAGCGGGAACTACTTCCCTCTGCTCGGCGTCGGTCCGTCGCGCGGGCGCGTGCTTGCAGCGCGGGACGATGAGCCAGGCGCGCCACCTGTCGCAGTACTCAGTTCGACGTTTGCGCGCCACCTTTTCCCGGATGGCACCGACGTGATCGGCCGTGTACTCGATCTCAATGGAATGCCGGTGACGATTGTCGGAGTCGCCGCGAACGATTTCCACGGCGTTCAGCTCGATTCGCCCGAGGACTTGTGGGTGCCAACTCACACGTGGATGGGATTGGCGCCGACTTCGTTCAGCGGATTGAATCTGAACGGACGCAACTGGTCGTGGCTGAGCATGATCGGACGCCTCGCCCCCGGAGCGACGATCCAGCAGGCCGCAGCTGCATTGCATACTTCCGCCGTGCATCAGGACGCGTCCTATCCGGATAGCTATCAGACCCTCGCGAAGAGGATCACAGCCGAGAACGTGGTATGGGCGGGAGATGCTGCCATCTCCAGCATTGCGCACGGAACGATGGTGCGCGCCACCGCTATCGTGTCCGCCGTCGTAGGCATAGTGCTTCTCATTGCATGCGCCAACGTTGCAAACCTGCTGCTGGTCCGCGCTATGAGTCGACGCCGCGAAATCGGGATTCGTATGGCAGTAGGAGCGGGGCGAGGACGTGTGGTCAGACAGCTGCTCACCGAAGCGGGCGTGCTCGCACTCATTGCCTCTATCATCGGTCTGCTCGCAACACGTATAGGAATGCGTGCGATGTCACACGTAACGTTGCCCGGGGGATTATCACTTGGGATTGTGGGCGTTCATGTCGACGAACGTGTGACGGCGTACACGATCCTCCTCGCCTTGGCAGCCAGCCTCGTATTTGGCGTAGCGCCGGCGCTGCAGAGCACGCGGCACGACATGCCCGGCGCGCTGAAAGATGGCGCACCCGGCTCGGGGCAGCAGCGTTCAATGTTGCGTCGCACACTGCTGATAGCGCAGGTAGCTCTCAGCCTCGTTCTCCTGATCGGTGCCGGGCTCTTCGCGCGAAGCCTGCAGCGCGCACTTGCCACCGATCCGGGGTTCGACGGTGCTCATGTTGCGGTCGCGTCGGTCAATGTTGCCCTTATCCGCGGCGACAGCGCGCGTACGGGGCAGATATACGACGGCGCCGTACGGCGACTGCGCGCCATGCCTGACGTACGGTTCGCCGCCTGGGGGACGACGCTGCCGCTCGATCTCGGCTCCGACAGTGAAGGATTTCAGCTCGACGGGTATACTCCGCCGCCGGGCGAACACGCTGGTGTTGAAACGATCGACATTACGCCCCAGTACCTGCAGGCGTTTTCGATTCCACTCCTCCGTGGACGCCTTTTCACTGATCATGACGGTCCGTCCTCGCAGCACGTGGCAATCATCAACGAAACCGCAGCGCATACATATCTGCCAGGAAAGGACCCGCTTGGCCGGCGTATCCTGTTCGGCTCTGCCGATACCGCTTTCATTGTTGGTGTAGTGCGAGACATCAAGTACCACGAGCTTCGCGAACAGGCGCAGCCAGTGGTCTACAGAGCACTCAGCCAGCATCTCTCGACTTCGGGCCGCAATCCTCTCGACCTGGTGGTCACGAGCACCGGTGCTCCGTCAGCAACGCTTGCCAGGATTCGACAGGCATTGCACGAAGTGGCGCCTGAAGTCCCGGTGTACGATGTATCGACGTTCGAGGATCGCACCGGCCACACGGTATTCGCGCAACGACTCGGAGTCTCGGTGCTTGGGTTGTTCAGCCTGCTGGCTCTGGCTATAACCGCCGTGGGTATTTACGGAGTGGTTGGGTACGGTGTCACGCAGCGCACGCAGGAGATTGGAATTCGCGTGGCGCTCGGTGCCCGCGTTGGTGCAGTACTGAGTCTCATACTCATGGAGAACATCGCGTCGATCGTTCTGGGGCTGCTCATCGGCATTGGATTGAGCGTGGCGCTCACTCGTTTGCTGAGCAACTTTCTGTTTGGCATAAGCGCAGTCGACACTGTCGCGTTCGGCGCCGCGTCAGTCATTCTACTGTTGGTTGGTACTGCAGCCGCACTCATTCCAGCGTTGCGTGCAACGCGCGTAGATCCCGTGATCGCACTCCGGAGCGAATAG
- a CDS encoding Uma2 family endonuclease — protein MSHTAERLHTVEELPDIPDCYELVDGELVMMMSPAGWLHGHLVMKIGAVLGAYVEENNLGMIFGEQTGFILTRNPDTVRAPDAAFVREERIPHERGLDEYFPGAPDLAVEVLLPSNRASAMTHKLSQYFAAGTRLVWVVDPKTRLITVHAPGREPAMLHETDTLDGEDVLPGFRYKIARLFERM, from the coding sequence ATGAGCCACACCGCCGAAAGACTCCATACCGTCGAGGAGCTGCCGGATATCCCGGATTGCTACGAACTCGTTGATGGAGAGTTGGTCATGATGATGTCGCCCGCTGGATGGTTGCACGGCCATCTGGTGATGAAGATCGGCGCGGTGCTGGGCGCGTACGTCGAGGAAAACAATCTTGGCATGATTTTCGGCGAGCAGACGGGATTCATTCTGACACGAAACCCAGACACCGTGCGCGCTCCCGATGCAGCGTTCGTCCGCGAGGAACGAATTCCCCACGAACGCGGTCTTGACGAATACTTCCCCGGTGCCCCCGATCTCGCTGTTGAAGTATTATTGCCGTCCAATCGCGCGTCAGCGATGACGCACAAGCTCTCCCAGTACTTCGCCGCTGGCACACGACTGGTCTGGGTCGTCGATCCCAAGACGCGCTTGATCACGGTCCATGCACCCGGACGTGAGCCCGCAATGCTGCACGAGACCGACACACTCGATGGTGAAGATGTCCTGCCCGGCTTTCGCTATAAGATCGCGCGACTGTTCGAGCGGATGTGA